The Actinopolyspora erythraea genome has a segment encoding these proteins:
- a CDS encoding cation:proton antiporter domain-containing protein, with amino-acid sequence MVLAAGETTGYLGPVVALLCAAGLIGYLSIRLRIVPIVGFLLAGVLIGPHQLGLVSDSEVVRAAADIGVMLLLFTIGIEFSLDRMASIRRYVLLGGGVQVVLTVGLTAAVSMAFGVGWRAAVLTGLLVALSSTAIVLKVLSASGRTTTTVGATSIATLIFQDLAVVVMVLIVPLLGDRADGGPLGLLRALGTALVVLVVVLVVARRVMPPLLERVARTCSPEVFLLAVVAIGLGTAWLTSLAGVSVALGAFLAGLVVSESRHSSHALGEVLPLQILFSAAFFVSIGMLVDLRAVLRMWWLILLLAAAVVLLKVITGGVALLALRVGLPTAVAGGFLLAQIGEFSFVLQRAGRSAGLEPLEMGPDGEQVLVAVTVTLMILTPALAAAGERLAEALRRRRPTAEREARRSEPTTGGEVLISGWGDVAAGLTTELRARGLSVAVITLGPELAADAERRADRVVRGDPSHGNVLHEAGLPTARLVVICENTGEQAARVAAVVTRFAPGKPVVVRPTDRAGAAELVPAGVERIVDTVDAVTRPLADAVLRRLGEIDRSDHPDPSVPVDFRVDPATACPHVSEIEPVLPSSAGCAECLRLGERDWVHLRTCLHCGNVGCCDSSPHRHASAHAEACAHPVVASAEPDEHWGWCYFDLTRLERATGG; translated from the coding sequence ATGGTGCTCGCCGCCGGTGAGACCACCGGCTACCTGGGGCCGGTCGTGGCGCTGTTGTGCGCGGCGGGTCTGATCGGCTACCTCAGCATCCGGCTGCGGATCGTGCCCATCGTGGGATTCCTGCTGGCCGGGGTGCTGATCGGTCCCCACCAGCTGGGGCTGGTCTCGGACTCCGAGGTGGTCCGCGCGGCGGCCGACATCGGTGTGATGCTGCTGCTGTTCACCATCGGCATCGAGTTCTCGCTGGACCGCATGGCCTCGATCCGCCGCTACGTGCTGCTCGGCGGCGGTGTCCAGGTCGTGCTCACCGTGGGACTGACCGCGGCGGTGTCGATGGCCTTCGGCGTCGGGTGGCGCGCCGCCGTGCTGACCGGGCTGCTCGTGGCGCTGTCCTCCACCGCGATCGTGCTCAAGGTGCTGTCTGCCTCGGGACGCACCACCACGACGGTGGGCGCCACCTCGATCGCCACCCTCATCTTCCAGGACCTGGCCGTGGTGGTCATGGTGCTGATCGTCCCGCTGCTCGGGGACCGGGCCGACGGCGGACCGCTGGGGCTGCTGCGGGCGCTGGGCACCGCGCTGGTGGTGCTCGTGGTGGTGCTGGTGGTGGCGCGCAGGGTGATGCCGCCGCTGCTGGAACGCGTGGCGCGCACCTGTTCCCCGGAAGTGTTCCTGCTGGCCGTGGTGGCCATCGGGCTGGGAACCGCCTGGCTGACCTCGCTGGCCGGGGTGAGCGTGGCGCTCGGTGCCTTCCTCGCGGGGCTGGTGGTCAGCGAGTCCAGGCACAGCTCGCACGCGCTCGGCGAGGTGCTGCCGCTGCAGATCCTGTTCAGCGCCGCCTTCTTCGTCTCGATCGGGATGCTGGTCGATCTGCGCGCCGTGCTGCGGATGTGGTGGCTGATCCTGCTGCTGGCGGCGGCGGTCGTGCTGCTCAAGGTGATCACGGGCGGGGTGGCGCTGCTGGCGCTGCGGGTAGGGCTGCCCACCGCCGTGGCGGGAGGATTCCTGCTGGCCCAGATCGGCGAGTTCTCGTTCGTGCTGCAGCGCGCCGGGCGGAGCGCCGGGTTGGAACCGCTGGAGATGGGGCCGGACGGGGAGCAGGTGCTGGTGGCGGTCACCGTCACCCTGATGATCCTCACCCCCGCGCTGGCCGCGGCGGGGGAGCGGCTGGCGGAGGCGCTGCGGCGGCGTCGTCCCACCGCCGAGCGGGAAGCGCGGCGCTCGGAACCGACCACCGGCGGAGAGGTGCTGATCTCCGGCTGGGGGGACGTGGCCGCCGGACTGACCACCGAGCTGCGCGCGCGGGGCCTCTCGGTGGCGGTGATCACCCTCGGACCCGAGCTGGCCGCCGACGCCGAGCGGCGGGCGGACAGGGTGGTGCGTGGCGACCCCTCGCACGGCAACGTGCTGCACGAGGCGGGGCTTCCGACGGCCCGGCTGGTGGTCATCTGCGAGAACACCGGTGAGCAGGCCGCTCGGGTCGCCGCCGTTGTGACGCGGTTCGCTCCCGGGAAACCGGTGGTGGTGCGCCCGACCGACCGGGCAGGTGCGGCCGAACTCGTCCCCGCCGGGGTGGAGCGGATCGTGGACACGGTCGACGCCGTGACGCGCCCGCTGGCCGACGCGGTGCTGCGGCGCCTCGGCGAGATCGACCGGTCCGACCACCCGGATCCCAGCGTTCCCGTGGATTTCCGTGTCGACCCGGCCACGGCCTGCCCGCACGTCTCCGAGATCGAGCCCGTGCTGCCGTCCTCGGCGGGATGCGCCGAGTGCCTGCGGCTGGGCGAGCGGGACTGGGTGCACCTGCGGACGTGCCTGCACTGCGGGAACGTGGGGTGCTGCGACTCCTCCCCGCACCGGCACGCCAGCGCTCACGCCGAGGCGTGTGCTCACCCGGTCGTGGCCTCGGCCGAGCCGGACGAGCACTGGGGGTGGTGCTACTTCGATCTGACCAGGCTGGAGCGGGCCACGGGAGGGTGA
- a CDS encoding IucA/IucC family protein: MSTDRAEIGAAAARAAVRHGAGIRGEPGFPATDYRASAPSSARSVVLARLVSSLVREELLDPGRAAERGLRLPLGRVTATGRLAPTGPITLSEEGTLAARVVRDPVELIDVLLRLGLLGGDPASWRRLRSDLAEGVAGLARALRAERVRARRLRASVAGDEPCSAPFAALVAALRAEHGAAGSLLSAFEQWVIDGHPMQPVAKTRTGMSTTDASRYAPEFGVGFDVPLVALARHAVSGADHTGELDGAGAVRRELRAAFPRASAAADSELLALGLSPTDYVPVPVHPHQLRSALPELHGELFTAGTAVPLETSVPSRPLMSLRTLDAREPEHPPGLQVKTAVEVRLTGAVRGISPGAVHNGPRLSALFDRIAARDPEVAPRDGTGRPLFTVCRELASVGHLPAHSTGEPERDRARARSLAVVLREHPAASTAPGEVALPVAALLARSPLTGNTVLADVLADSDPARRDRRFRAPPGPRLDTARHWLRLHLDLGLPPLLGLLVRYGIALEPHPQNTVLVLRDGLPHRFLVRDIGGVRVLTDRLRRRGHRFRPHEDSALASVDPAALRDKLYFPLFGNHLGELVAAAAAATGYSEDPLWRVVRDSAGEVFDRLRSTARCREEADDCARDAEALLRRPWRLKTMLGMRLSGLVTEQRYVPAPNPLSAA; encoded by the coding sequence GTGAGCACAGATCGCGCGGAGATCGGGGCTGCCGCTGCCCGCGCGGCGGTACGGCACGGCGCGGGGATTCGCGGGGAGCCCGGCTTCCCGGCCACCGACTACCGCGCCTCGGCCCCGTCCTCCGCCAGGTCGGTCGTGCTGGCCCGGTTGGTCTCCTCCCTCGTCAGGGAGGAGCTGCTCGACCCCGGCCGGGCCGCCGAACGCGGCCTGCGGCTCCCGCTGGGCAGGGTGACCGCGACGGGCAGACTCGCCCCCACCGGTCCGATCACGCTGTCTGAGGAGGGGACTCTAGCCGCCCGTGTGGTGCGTGATCCCGTGGAACTGATCGACGTGCTGCTGCGGCTGGGGTTGCTCGGCGGTGACCCGGCGAGTTGGCGACGGCTGCGCTCGGACCTCGCGGAGGGTGTGGCCGGGCTGGCCCGTGCGCTGCGCGCCGAGCGGGTCCGCGCCCGGAGGCTCCGCGCCTCGGTAGCCGGGGACGAACCTTGTTCGGCCCCGTTCGCCGCGCTCGTGGCGGCGCTGCGCGCGGAGCACGGCGCGGCGGGCTCGCTGCTGAGCGCCTTCGAGCAGTGGGTGATCGACGGGCACCCGATGCAGCCCGTCGCCAAGACCAGGACAGGTATGTCCACAACGGACGCGAGTCGCTACGCCCCCGAGTTCGGGGTCGGGTTCGACGTGCCGCTGGTGGCGCTCGCCCGACACGCCGTTTCCGGTGCCGACCACACCGGAGAACTCGACGGTGCCGGGGCGGTCCGGCGCGAGCTGCGGGCCGCCTTCCCCCGGGCGAGCGCGGCGGCGGACTCGGAACTGCTCGCACTCGGGCTGTCGCCCACCGACTACGTCCCGGTCCCGGTACACCCCCACCAGCTGCGTTCCGCCCTCCCCGAACTGCACGGGGAGCTGTTCACGGCGGGAACTGCGGTGCCGCTCGAAACCTCCGTGCCGTCCCGCCCGCTGATGTCGCTGCGCACGCTGGATGCCCGCGAACCGGAGCACCCGCCGGGCCTGCAGGTCAAGACCGCCGTCGAGGTGCGCCTGACCGGTGCGGTGCGCGGGATCTCCCCGGGCGCTGTCCACAACGGCCCGCGACTGTCCGCGCTGTTCGACCGCATCGCGGCGCGGGACCCGGAAGTCGCGCCCCGGGACGGGACCGGGCGTCCGCTCTTCACGGTGTGCCGGGAGCTGGCCTCGGTCGGACACCTGCCCGCTCACTCGACGGGGGAGCCGGAGCGCGACCGGGCGCGCGCCCGCTCCCTGGCGGTGGTGCTGCGGGAACACCCCGCCGCTTCGACGGCCCCGGGTGAGGTAGCGCTGCCGGTGGCGGCCCTGCTCGCCCGTTCCCCGTTGACCGGGAACACCGTGCTCGCCGACGTGCTGGCCGACTCCGACCCCGCCCGGCGGGACCGGAGGTTCCGCGCCCCGCCGGGACCCCGGCTCGACACCGCGCGGCACTGGCTGCGGCTGCACCTCGACCTGGGGCTGCCCCCGTTGCTGGGACTGCTGGTGCGCTACGGCATCGCGCTGGAGCCGCACCCGCAGAACACCGTGCTGGTGCTGCGCGACGGGCTGCCGCACCGGTTCCTCGTGCGGGACATCGGCGGTGTCCGGGTGCTGACCGACAGGCTCCGGCGGCGCGGCCACCGGTTCCGGCCCCACGAGGACTCCGCGCTGGCGAGCGTGGACCCGGCGGCACTGCGCGACAAGCTGTACTTCCCGCTGTTCGGCAACCACCTCGGCGAGCTCGTGGCCGCCGCGGCCGCCGCCACGGGGTACTCGGAGGATCCGCTGTGGCGGGTAGTGCGGGACAGCGCGGGCGAGGTCTTCGACCGGTTGCGCTCCACCGCGCGCTGCCGTGAGGAGGCCGACGACTGCGCCCGCGACGCGGAGGCCCTGCTGCGGCGACCGTGGCGGCTCAAGACGATGCTGGGGATGCGGCTGTCCGGGCTGGTGACCGAGCAGCGCTACGTCCCCGCCCCGAACCCGCTGTCGGCCGCATGA